From the genome of Sphingobacterium sp. UGAL515B_05:
AAAGGAGAAATCGCCTTTATTTTTGACGGACGCCTGTCTCGCCTGGCGTAAAAAATGCAAGTCTTCCGTGTCGAGTATGCGGAGTGCATGGGGACAATACTGTGCGACACGCCAACCATATTGTTCTTCTACCATAAAACGATCGAAAACAACAATATCGGGCTTTAGTTGAGTAATAAAATCGTCAAAGCTATCGCTATTGAGCACGATTGCTTGCTCATGCACACCAAGAGACTGCAAAGGGGCACTATAAGGTGACTTCGCAGCAGCCGAAGCAAATGTAATGTGATAAGAGCGGGTCGTGAACGTTTCAATTAATTGCATCATGCGAAAGCCCGCTGCTGAAGATGTTGGCTCTGGCCACACAAGTCCGATGAACAAAACCTTTTTCTCTTTCATGCAGGAAAATTACTGATTAATGTGAAAAGAATTTACGAAAAATTAACAATTAGTCATTTTCAAACGATTAGCTTTATTTTAGTGTTTATACTATATTTAAAGGTTATTCATCATTAAACGATCATATGGCCAAAACTATTGCCCAACGGATTCGACATTTTTCGCCAAAGACCTATTGGAAGGAATTAATAGCTGTTTTGGTTATCTTATTGGCCTTCGTATTTTTTAGAAATGAGCGGAAGGAGCTTGCGGCAATTCTTCCGCAGTTGCGCGCAGCCAACTTAACCTGGGTTTCGGTAGGCGTTGGAATTACCATCGTCTATATTGTGCTTCAGGGATTGATGTATGTGCAGAGTTTTAAAGCGATCGGCCTTTCTATTAATCTGAGAATCGCCATTGATCTTTTCCTGAAGAGAAATTTACTCAGCGTGTTTCTACCTGCGGGCGGGATTAGTTCTTTGGCATATACAACAACGGAGTTGCGGAAAAGAAATTTGAATACAACGCAAATTCACCAAGCAGGGGCGCTGTATGGCTATGTCGGACTACTGACGGTCTTTATGATTGGTGTACCTGTTATATTGTATACGATCTGGCATAATAAAAATTTTGGTGATGCCTGGATCTCATTGGTGGTTTTGGGACTGCTCCTGGCTGTCGTATTTTGGCTTGTTTGGTCTTTTCGAACACACAAAGGCATTTATCGTTGGGTCGAATTAAAGTTTCCTGCTGTAGCCTCTAACATCGATGAAATATTTTCAGGGGAAGTCAAGCTAAAATATTTGTTGGGTACCATGTTGGCGTCCATGGTCGTCGAATGTTGCGGTATTGCCCATGCTTTTGTAAGTATGTATGCTCTTGGTTTGGACCACTCCTTCGAGGCTGCGGCTATTGCCTATACTGTTTCGGTCGTATTGATGATTGTTTCTCCTTTTCTACGGGGCCTTGGGGCTGTAGAGCTGACCATGCTGTATATTTTTAAAGCGTACGGCTACTCGCAGGCAGAAGGATTGGGCATTACAATTCTCTATCGGGCATTCGAATTTTGGCTTCCATTACTCTTGGGAATCCTTGCCTTTGCATGGCGTGGTAAGCAATTGCTGGCACGTATTGGACCGGCGTTGCTTATATTTTTCTTAGGCGTGGTAAATCTTGTTTCCGTATTGACACCACCATTGGCTGATCGTATGAAACTTGATCGTTTTTATTTACCGCTAGAAGCAATTCATGCTTCTAAATTTATGGTATTGGTTTTGGGCTTAGGACTATTGGTTACTTCAGCCTACTTGATTAAAGGTTTCCGTATTGCGTTCTGGATCGCCGTGGTGTTTAGTGCCTTGTCGCTGTTTGGACATGTGTTTAAGGCATTGGACTATGAAGAGGCATCGGTTGCTTTATCGACCTTGATTTTATTGGCAATGAGCTATAAACAATATCGCATCAAGAGTAATATTCGCTGGGTAAGAATTGGGTTTATCACATTTTTTGTCGCGCTGATAGCGATATGCCTGTTTGATGTGTTGAGTTTTTACTTCATTGATAAGCAACATTTCGGGCTAGACTTTACATGGGGACAATCAATATATCATACGGCACGGAGTTTTCTGTTGTTTGCAGACGATGAATTGATGCCACAAACAGCTTTTGGTCAGGAATTCCTACGCATTACTCAAGTGCTTGGGCTTTTTTGCTGGTTCCTCTTGATATATGCCCTCGCACGACCCCGTCTCATTGATGGTGAAGATTCCAGTAAATCTGAAATCGACCGTGCGGAACAATTATTGCTCGAATTTGGGCAGTCTCCGATGGATTTTTTTAAACTGGGAAAAGATAAGAGCCTATTTTTTTCGGAAATATCGGAAGGGTTTACGGCGTATCGCCTGGCTAACGAATTTGCTATTGTATTAGACGAACCTGTGTGTGAACAGGGAGATAAGGAAGAGTTGGTTCAGGAATTTGATGCATACTGTTATGCAAATGGATTAAAAGCTGTTTATTATCGTGTGGATGAGAATAGCTTGGTTCATTTTTCTTCCCTGCGCAAACAAAAGATTACCATTGGGCAGGAGGCAGTACTCGAGCTAGATACATTTAAGCTAGAGGGGAAAGACCGTAAGTCTTTGCGTAATGGCCTTAATGCAATTCAAAAGAAAGGTTTCACCACGGAAGTGTTGAAAGCACCTCAGAAGAAAGAAGTTATTGATGAATTGAAGGTAATCTCCGATGAGTGGTTGCGAGCGTTTGAGAAAAAAGAAATGGTTTTTTCTCAAGGCATGTTTGATGAAAATGAGCTTATTTCACAGGATATTATTGTGCTGAAAAATGAAGCAAACCATATCGTTGCCTTTCTGAATATTATTCCGGATTATGCGAAAGATGAATGCACTTATGATATGATCCGGAAATCTCTTGAAGCTCCGGGCGGAAGCATGGATGCCTTGATCGTTGAGCTCATCGCGTATGCTAAAACTCAAAAATATGTCTACTTAAATTTGGGAATGGTACCAATGACAGGTTTTGGTGCGACCGATAGTCCTGCAGAAAAGATTATGAAATTTGCTTCAACGCGGTTGGGCAACTTTAAACATTATCATAGCCTGCGCGACTTTAAAGAGAAGTATGCGACTTTTTGGGAAAATAAATACCTTATATTTGATAACGATTTTGATCTCTTACAACTTCCGGTAGCAATGGTCAAAGTGATGAAACCGAATGAATAGCTTCGTGTAGATCTCATACAGATGAAAAAATTAGCCACTTTATTTATAATTGGTAGCATAGCATTTCACGCTTTTGCTCAACAACGTTTAATTGACATGAAATACTGGAATAATAAAGCGGCACTCCCCCTGGTTCTCTATCTGAGTGGAGATGGAGGATTCAATTCGTTCTCAAATAAGCTCTGTGAGCTGATTGCTGGAGCAGGATATACGGTGGCAGCTATCGATTCTAAAAGCTATTTCTGGAAGAAGAAAAGCCCGAATGAGATCGCAGGAGATATTTCTAATACCTTGAAGACTTTGCTATCCTCACGGCAGAATATGCGTCTTTTCATCGTTGGGTATTCATTTGGAGCAGATGCGGTCCCTTTTATTATTAACCGCTTGGATCCAGTTGTTAAAAAAAATGTAAAGAGCGTTGTGCTTTTGGAACCATCCGTGTCTACAGATCTGGAGATCCATATCGCTGATATTTTAGGCCGTAGTAATACAAAGCGAAGTCTTGATGTCATCTCTGAAATCAATCGCATGGATGGAGTCAAAACGGGCGTCATTCTCGGTGACGACGAAGCCGATTTTCCTGTACAAAAAATAACACTTAAGAATTTTACAAAAAAATACCTCTCCGGGGGCCATCATTTTAGTGGGAATGCAGACCCGGTAGCGAAGAATACAGTCGCACTTTTCTAATCGGGCGGGGTTGTTGTCTGCTAGCTTTCCTTTATGGTGGTTATACAGTCGCGATAGTCCTTTTCCCGTATTAAGATCAGTGAAAGCTTTAATTCGATTCATATTTCTTGTCCTACATCAAGTGAATTAAATAAAGAAGATCTTAATTTTGATTTAGAATTTAAATAGACAATTATGGAATTAGGAATAGGAATGTTTGGTGACTCGAGGATAGATCCTGTTACAGGTCAGATCCAGGCGCCACAAGATCGAATGAAAGAAATCATTGAAGAGATTAAGCTTATGGATCAAGTAGGCTTAGATTTCTATGGAATAGGGGAGCATCACCGTGCAGATTATGCTGTTGCAGCACCCGAAATTATCTTGGCTGCAGCTTCTACAGTTACCAAAAATATTAAGTTGGGTAGCGCGGTCTCGGTATTAAGTTCTGCCGATCCCGTCAAATTATTCCAGGATTTTGCTACGGTCGATCTTTTATCCGATGGACGGGCTGAACTGATGGCCGGAAGAGGTTCTTTCATTGAGTCCTTTCCCTTATTTGGTTATGATCTGAAAGATTATTCCGAATTATTTGAGGAAAAACTTGAACTTTTGTTACTTTTAAACAAGCAAAATCCGATCACTTGGCGTGGTAAATTTAGAGCGCCGCTAATCAATCAAGAAGTCTTCCCACGGCCTAAAAATGGATCACTGCCAATTTGGGTTGCCGTAGGTGGTACGACCTCTTCTGTTATCCGTGCGGGAAAACTAGGTTTACCAGTCATGTTTGCTATCATCGGGGGTATGTACGAAAGCTTCGACCACTTATTTGATATGTACCGCCAAGCGTATGAAGATAATGGGCATGATATGGCTAATTTTCAAGTTGGCGTGCACATGCATGCGTTCTTTGGTGACAATAGTACCCAAATAGCCGATTATTATTATCCTGTTTACTCTTCTCAAATGGATCGCATAGGGGCGAGCCGCGGATGGCCTTCGTATCAGCGTACACAATATGACTTTGGCCGTTCTTCAAGGGGGCACCTCATTGTTGGGGATGCTAATTATGCCGTAGATAAAATCTTGCAAATACAGGAGAAATTCGGATTGACACGTTTCTCTGCACATATGGATGTTGGGGCTCCTGGGCATAAAGAAATGCTCCGTTCTATAGAGATCTACGGCGAAAAAATAGCGCCTGAAATTCGAAAAGCTTTACATAAAGATGCCTAAAGAGCGATTATCATTTTTTTAACGCTGAGATATTCGCTACCTTTGTGGCGTAAATCATTTTGAGAGTAAGATGCTTGGATTAAAGTTGTTGACAGATCCGCGATGGGCAAACATCGCAGAAGGAAATTTAGAAGAAATTTTGACTGATCATGCCTGGTGTGAACAGAAGGCTGCTTCGAATGCAATATCATTAATCACAAACAACTCAGAACACGAAGATTTAGTGCATGAACTGACAGCAATTGCCATCGAAGAGATGGAACATTTTAAGATGGTTATTGATATCATCAAAGAACGTGGCTATACCTTGGGGCGTGAACGGAAAGATGATTATGTTGGTCAATTGATGAAATTCTCTAAAAAAGACGGCAGTAGAAATATGGCTTTTATTGATCGTTTATTATTTGCGGCAATGATCGAAGCCCGTAGCTGCGAACGTTTTAGAGTGCTGTCACAAAATATTCAGGATAAAGAGCTTGCGAAGTTTTACCATGATTTAATGGTATCCGAAGCAAATCATTATACAACATTTTTGAATTTTGCACGCAAATATACCGTAGACGTTGATGTAGAAAAGCGTTGGAAGGAGTGGTTGGATTTTGAAGGGAAGCTGATTCAGTCGTACGGAAGTAAAGAAGCCATTCATGGCTAATTGGATCTTGCTCCTACCTATTTTAAAACACATACATAACAGTTGTCCCGTTCTATTTCTTAGAACGGGATTTTTTGTCACTTATTTATTCTTATCTTTGTACCGTGATTGAAAAAAGTAAAATAATAGATATCAGGAGTTTGTCTTTGGATCAGATCAAAGATCAACTTACAGCGTTGGGGGAGCAGGGCTTTCGTGCGAAGCAGATTTATGAATGGCTCTGGGTAAAGTCCTGTGTAGATTTTGATCAGATGAGTAATTTGAGTAAGCCCCTTCGTGAGAAGCTGAAAGCGAATTTTACGATCAATGCAGTTACAGTTAAAGAATCTCAGATCAGCTCAGATAAAACAATTAAAAGTAGTTTTTGGCTGTATGATAACAATATCATTGAAGGGGTGTTGATACCCGCTCCGGAGCGAATGACAGCTTGTGTCAGCTCACAGGTGGGTTGTAGCTTGACCTGTAAGTTCTGTGCAACAGGCTATATGGACCGTAAAAGGAACCTCAATGCCGATGAGATCTACGATCAAGTCGTTCTGATCAGCAAGCAAGCCGAAGAGAACTACGGGCAGCCGCTCACAAATATCGTTTATATGGGGATGGGTGAGCCTTTGTTAAATTATGCCAATATGATGAAGTCGGTTGAACGCATTACGGCCCCCGATGGATTAAATATGGCTGCCAAGCGGATCACTGTTTCCACTGCCGGTATCGCAAAAATGATCAAAAAATTGGGTGATGATCAGGTACGTTTTAATCTAGCACTTTCTTTGCACGCTGCAAATGATAAAAAGCGGAATGAAATTATGCCGATCAATGAGCAGAACTCACTAAAAGCTCTGGCAGAAGCCCTCAAATATTTTTATGCGAAGACAAAGAATCCAATCACATTTGAATATATTGTCTTTAACAATTTCAATGACGAATTGGAGGATGCAAAAGAACTTGCCAAGTTCTGTAAACACGTTCCTTGTAAGGTCAACCTGATTGAGTATAATCCTATCGCACTGGCCGATTTCCTAAATGCTGAAGCGGATAAAATCGAGGTATTCGCAAATTATCTAAAAAGTCAAGGTATCATTACGAATGTGCGACGTAGCCGTGGTAAAGATATTGATGCAGCCTGTGGGCAATTAGCAATCAAGGATGAAAA
Proteins encoded in this window:
- a CDS encoding phosphatidylglycerol lysyltransferase domain-containing protein, producing MAKTIAQRIRHFSPKTYWKELIAVLVILLAFVFFRNERKELAAILPQLRAANLTWVSVGVGITIVYIVLQGLMYVQSFKAIGLSINLRIAIDLFLKRNLLSVFLPAGGISSLAYTTTELRKRNLNTTQIHQAGALYGYVGLLTVFMIGVPVILYTIWHNKNFGDAWISLVVLGLLLAVVFWLVWSFRTHKGIYRWVELKFPAVASNIDEIFSGEVKLKYLLGTMLASMVVECCGIAHAFVSMYALGLDHSFEAAAIAYTVSVVLMIVSPFLRGLGAVELTMLYIFKAYGYSQAEGLGITILYRAFEFWLPLLLGILAFAWRGKQLLARIGPALLIFFLGVVNLVSVLTPPLADRMKLDRFYLPLEAIHASKFMVLVLGLGLLVTSAYLIKGFRIAFWIAVVFSALSLFGHVFKALDYEEASVALSTLILLAMSYKQYRIKSNIRWVRIGFITFFVALIAICLFDVLSFYFIDKQHFGLDFTWGQSIYHTARSFLLFADDELMPQTAFGQEFLRITQVLGLFCWFLLIYALARPRLIDGEDSSKSEIDRAEQLLLEFGQSPMDFFKLGKDKSLFFSEISEGFTAYRLANEFAIVLDEPVCEQGDKEELVQEFDAYCYANGLKAVYYRVDENSLVHFSSLRKQKITIGQEAVLELDTFKLEGKDRKSLRNGLNAIQKKGFTTEVLKAPQKKEVIDELKVISDEWLRAFEKKEMVFSQGMFDENELISQDIIVLKNEANHIVAFLNIIPDYAKDECTYDMIRKSLEAPGGSMDALIVELIAYAKTQKYVYLNLGMVPMTGFGATDSPAEKIMKFASTRLGNFKHYHSLRDFKEKYATFWENKYLIFDNDFDLLQLPVAMVKVMKPNE
- a CDS encoding AcvB/VirJ family lysyl-phosphatidylglycerol hydrolase, producing MKKLATLFIIGSIAFHAFAQQRLIDMKYWNNKAALPLVLYLSGDGGFNSFSNKLCELIAGAGYTVAAIDSKSYFWKKKSPNEIAGDISNTLKTLLSSRQNMRLFIVGYSFGADAVPFIINRLDPVVKKNVKSVVLLEPSVSTDLEIHIADILGRSNTKRSLDVISEINRMDGVKTGVILGDDEADFPVQKITLKNFTKKYLSGGHHFSGNADPVAKNTVALF
- a CDS encoding Atu2307/SP_0267 family LLM class monooxygenase, producing MELGIGMFGDSRIDPVTGQIQAPQDRMKEIIEEIKLMDQVGLDFYGIGEHHRADYAVAAPEIILAAASTVTKNIKLGSAVSVLSSADPVKLFQDFATVDLLSDGRAELMAGRGSFIESFPLFGYDLKDYSELFEEKLELLLLLNKQNPITWRGKFRAPLINQEVFPRPKNGSLPIWVAVGGTTSSVIRAGKLGLPVMFAIIGGMYESFDHLFDMYRQAYEDNGHDMANFQVGVHMHAFFGDNSTQIADYYYPVYSSQMDRIGASRGWPSYQRTQYDFGRSSRGHLIVGDANYAVDKILQIQEKFGLTRFSAHMDVGAPGHKEMLRSIEIYGEKIAPEIRKALHKDA
- a CDS encoding tRNA-(ms[2]io[6]A)-hydroxylase, whose product is MLGLKLLTDPRWANIAEGNLEEILTDHAWCEQKAASNAISLITNNSEHEDLVHELTAIAIEEMEHFKMVIDIIKERGYTLGRERKDDYVGQLMKFSKKDGSRNMAFIDRLLFAAMIEARSCERFRVLSQNIQDKELAKFYHDLMVSEANHYTTFLNFARKYTVDVDVEKRWKEWLDFEGKLIQSYGSKEAIHG
- the rlmN gene encoding 23S rRNA (adenine(2503)-C(2))-methyltransferase RlmN, giving the protein MSLIYSYLCTVIEKSKIIDIRSLSLDQIKDQLTALGEQGFRAKQIYEWLWVKSCVDFDQMSNLSKPLREKLKANFTINAVTVKESQISSDKTIKSSFWLYDNNIIEGVLIPAPERMTACVSSQVGCSLTCKFCATGYMDRKRNLNADEIYDQVVLISKQAEENYGQPLTNIVYMGMGEPLLNYANMMKSVERITAPDGLNMAAKRITVSTAGIAKMIKKLGDDQVRFNLALSLHAANDKKRNEIMPINEQNSLKALAEALKYFYAKTKNPITFEYIVFNNFNDELEDAKELAKFCKHVPCKVNLIEYNPIALADFLNAEADKIEVFANYLKSQGIITNVRRSRGKDIDAACGQLAIKDEKKEESEA